One window of the Terriglobales bacterium genome contains the following:
- a CDS encoding EamA family transporter: MTDISTQQKLTDERRFGLWEWAAYAGLCGIWGTTWMAIRVVVQDVPPLRAAGIRFLVGAALLLGGVALRRSIVLRDAREWRAVRVLSFTMMAVPYGLLFWAEQYIASSMAAVLYTSLPLVVALLTPLMSHHRVPRSALLAMLVATGGIAVLFESTLSVSTRSLMGGAAVLGAVAATAWSVHFAKRELHDIDPSVATGWQLLGGAAALLAVSLPLERQASHWTPQALGALLFLAAGGSAVAFALYYWLLKRTQPYQISTMSLVIPIVAIVEGAALLKEPIPPTMLAASLVVILAVGVVLRAREDEDRVQSGIV, translated from the coding sequence ATGACAGATATCAGCACGCAGCAGAAGCTGACGGACGAGCGACGGTTCGGGCTGTGGGAGTGGGCCGCGTATGCAGGCCTGTGCGGCATCTGGGGAACGACGTGGATGGCGATCCGCGTCGTAGTCCAGGATGTACCCCCGCTGCGAGCGGCGGGAATACGGTTTCTCGTCGGGGCTGCGTTGCTGCTGGGTGGAGTGGCGTTGCGGCGGTCCATCGTGCTGCGCGACGCGCGGGAGTGGCGCGCGGTGCGCGTCCTTTCCTTCACCATGATGGCGGTGCCCTACGGGCTGCTGTTCTGGGCGGAGCAGTACATCGCCTCCTCGATGGCGGCGGTGCTGTACACCAGCCTGCCGCTGGTAGTGGCGCTGCTGACGCCGCTGATGTCGCACCATCGGGTGCCGCGCTCGGCGCTTCTGGCGATGCTGGTGGCGACGGGCGGGATCGCGGTGCTGTTCGAGAGCACGCTCTCGGTGTCGACCCGGTCGCTGATGGGCGGAGCGGCAGTGCTGGGGGCGGTAGCGGCGACGGCGTGGTCGGTCCACTTTGCCAAGCGAGAACTGCATGACATCGATCCTTCGGTAGCCACGGGGTGGCAGTTGCTGGGCGGGGCGGCGGCGTTGCTGGCGGTGAGCCTGCCTCTGGAGCGGCAGGCATCGCACTGGACGCCGCAGGCGCTGGGGGCGCTGCTGTTCCTGGCCGCAGGCGGCTCGGCGGTGGCGTTCGCCCTGTACTATTGGCTGCTGAAGCGCACCCAGCCGTACCAGATCTCGACCATGAGCCTGGTGATCCCCATTGTGGCCATCGTGGAAGGCGCAGCGCTGCTGAAGGAACCGATCCCGCCGACCATGCTGGCGGCGTCGCTGGTGGTGATCCTGGCGGTGGGCGTGGTGCTGCGGGCGCGGGAAGACGAAGACAGGGTACAGAGCGGCATAGTCTGA
- the pnp gene encoding polyribonucleotide nucleotidyltransferase, whose product MKQEMVVELAGGKSLRFETGRLAKQAHGSCVVRAADNVVLATACANPEPREGIDFFPLTVDYREYTYAGGRFPGGFIKREGRMSEKETLTCRQIDRPIRPLFPEGFRCETQVIALVLSADTENDPDVAAINGASCALTVSDIPFQGPVGAVRVGLVNGAFVINPTYQEMNESLLNIMVVGTSEGIVMVESGAKEVKEDTVLEAIEFGHTEIKKICAAISELAARVGRPKREVPAVEFDEAYYNELKQRIGGQLADLSDTKKYPKAESYSRIRALKKELKESLPEEDEEGRRKLSRYFDILRENQFREQVTSARRRPDGRAFDEVRDISIEVGILPRTHGSTVFTRGETQALVTTTLGTAEDMQRTEGFQGEAKKRFMLHYNFPPFSVGEVAFMRGAGRREIGHGALAERAMTAVLPPEETWPYTMRVVSDILESNGSSSMASVCGASLSMMDAGVPIRAAVAGIAMGLVKEGDKYAILTDIAGAEDHYGDMDFKVAGTKDGITALQMDIKVSGITSQIMREAMEQARRARMHILEKMQAAIAEPRPAISPYAPRIYTLQIPTDKIRDLIGPGGKVIRGIIEATGVKIDVEDSGRVNVASNDEASAARALQMIGDITATAEVGKTYLGKVTRLAEFGAFVEIFPGTEGLLHISEVAEHRIANVRDELHEGDQILVKVLSVEGNRIRLSRKAILREQRAKLAGSNPEMAAVIPEEDQGEPNFNRVDAGRPHGGPGGFGGHGGDRDRNRRRRRGRRGGGGGGGGRGPR is encoded by the coding sequence ATGAAACAAGAGATGGTTGTAGAACTGGCGGGCGGGAAAAGCCTGCGCTTCGAGACCGGCCGGCTGGCCAAGCAGGCGCACGGCTCGTGCGTGGTGCGCGCCGCCGATAATGTGGTGCTGGCCACGGCCTGCGCCAATCCGGAGCCGCGGGAGGGAATCGACTTCTTCCCGCTGACCGTGGATTACCGCGAGTACACCTACGCCGGCGGGCGGTTCCCCGGGGGGTTCATCAAGCGTGAAGGGCGCATGAGCGAGAAAGAGACGCTGACCTGCCGGCAGATCGACCGGCCGATCCGGCCGCTGTTTCCCGAGGGCTTCCGGTGCGAGACGCAGGTGATCGCGCTGGTGCTTTCCGCGGATACGGAGAACGACCCGGATGTGGCGGCCATCAATGGGGCGTCGTGCGCGCTGACGGTTTCCGATATCCCCTTCCAGGGGCCGGTGGGAGCGGTGCGGGTGGGCCTGGTGAACGGCGCGTTCGTGATCAATCCGACCTACCAGGAGATGAACGAGAGCCTGCTGAACATCATGGTGGTGGGCACGTCGGAGGGCATCGTGATGGTGGAGTCGGGCGCCAAGGAAGTGAAGGAAGACACGGTGCTGGAGGCGATCGAGTTCGGGCACACGGAAATCAAGAAGATCTGCGCGGCCATCTCGGAGCTGGCGGCGCGGGTGGGACGGCCGAAGCGGGAAGTGCCGGCGGTGGAGTTCGATGAGGCCTACTACAACGAGCTGAAGCAGCGCATCGGCGGGCAACTGGCCGATTTGAGCGACACGAAGAAATATCCCAAGGCGGAGAGCTATAGCCGCATCCGGGCACTGAAGAAAGAACTGAAAGAGTCCTTGCCGGAGGAGGACGAAGAGGGCCGCCGGAAGCTTTCGCGCTACTTCGACATCCTGCGGGAGAACCAGTTCCGGGAGCAGGTGACGAGCGCGCGGCGGCGGCCGGACGGACGGGCGTTCGACGAGGTGCGTGACATCTCGATCGAGGTGGGCATCCTGCCGCGGACGCACGGCTCGACCGTATTCACCCGGGGGGAGACGCAGGCGCTAGTGACCACGACGCTGGGGACCGCGGAAGACATGCAGCGCACGGAAGGCTTCCAGGGCGAGGCCAAGAAGCGCTTCATGCTGCACTACAATTTCCCGCCATTTTCGGTGGGCGAGGTGGCGTTCATGCGGGGCGCGGGCCGCAGGGAAATCGGACACGGCGCGCTGGCGGAACGGGCGATGACGGCGGTGCTGCCGCCGGAAGAGACCTGGCCGTACACCATGCGCGTGGTCTCCGACATCCTGGAGTCGAACGGGTCGTCGTCGATGGCCTCCGTGTGCGGGGCGAGCCTTTCGATGATGGATGCGGGCGTGCCCATCAGGGCGGCCGTGGCGGGCATCGCCATGGGGCTGGTGAAGGAGGGCGACAAGTACGCCATCCTCACGGATATCGCCGGCGCGGAAGACCACTACGGCGATATGGACTTCAAGGTGGCGGGCACGAAGGACGGCATCACCGCACTGCAGATGGACATCAAGGTGAGCGGCATCACCAGCCAGATCATGCGCGAGGCGATGGAGCAGGCCCGGCGCGCGCGCATGCACATCCTGGAGAAGATGCAGGCAGCGATCGCGGAGCCGCGGCCGGCGATTTCGCCGTATGCGCCGCGCATCTACACGCTGCAGATCCCGACGGACAAGATCCGCGACCTGATCGGGCCGGGCGGGAAGGTGATCCGCGGGATCATCGAGGCGACCGGGGTGAAGATCGACGTGGAGGATTCGGGGCGAGTGAACGTAGCCTCGAACGACGAAGCGTCGGCGGCCCGGGCGCTGCAGATGATCGGCGACATCACCGCTACCGCCGAGGTGGGCAAGACGTACCTGGGCAAAGTGACGCGGCTGGCGGAGTTCGGCGCGTTCGTGGAGATCTTCCCCGGAACCGAGGGACTGCTGCACATCAGCGAAGTGGCCGAGCACCGCATCGCCAACGTGCGCGACGAACTGCACGAGGGCGACCAGATCCTGGTGAAGGTGCTTTCGGTGGAGGGCAATCGCATCCGGCTGTCGCGCAAGGCCATCTTGCGCGAGCAGCGGGCGAAACTGGCCGGGAGCAATCCGGAAATGGCCGCGGTCATCCCGGAAGAAGACCAGGGCGAACCCAACTTCAATCGGGTGGACGCCGGGCGTCCGCATGGCGGGCCGGGAGGATTCGGGGGCCATGGCGGCGACCGTGATCGCAATCGCCGGAGGCGGAGAGGAAGGCGCGGCGGAGGCGGTGGAGGCGGAGGACGCGGACCGAGATAG
- the rpsO gene encoding 30S ribosomal protein S15 — translation MLAKERKTDVIQRHRLHATDTGSPEVQIAVLSERIGELTEHFKTHKNDHASRRGLLIMVSKRRRLLDYLKSYDPDRYKDVIQKLGIRK, via the coding sequence GTGTTGGCGAAAGAGCGCAAGACAGACGTCATCCAGCGGCACCGCCTGCATGCGACGGACACCGGGAGCCCGGAGGTCCAGATCGCGGTCCTGAGCGAGCGGATCGGAGAGCTGACCGAGCACTTCAAGACCCATAAGAACGACCACGCCTCCCGGCGCGGTCTTCTGATCATGGTGAGCAAGCGCCGCCGGTTGCTGGACTACCTGAAGAGCTACGACCCGGACCGGTACAAAGACGTCATCCAGAAACTCGGCATCCGCAAGTAG
- a CDS encoding AAA family ATPase: MRKWMRERLKRRKKKDVSEVEATGRIGQPLPSGAEPLRPSYPEAMLRGAEAASAPREAQPVKDTPRQPAKEPPRQHGAAPSKAEPRLVVETQPESPTVPPAGASEATLHPPEKSPKAPKGVVVLTIGLPGSGKTTWYKRRGVTPLSSDMLRNILFDDITEQRYQGLVFSTLRSLLRARLIAKMPWNYVDATNLSPGERKQWIKMAKGLGYEVQAVFFDVPLEVCLERNKRRERVVPEDIMRRMAAKLKPPSFEEGFSKIVVVRVKKTD, encoded by the coding sequence ATGCGCAAGTGGATGCGGGAGCGGTTGAAGCGGCGGAAGAAGAAAGACGTGAGTGAGGTGGAGGCGACGGGGCGGATCGGGCAGCCGTTGCCCAGCGGGGCGGAGCCGCTGCGACCGTCGTATCCGGAGGCGATGCTGCGGGGGGCGGAGGCGGCGAGCGCGCCGCGGGAAGCGCAGCCCGTGAAAGATACGCCTCGACAGCCGGCGAAAGAGCCGCCCCGGCAGCACGGGGCGGCACCCAGCAAGGCAGAGCCCCGTCTGGTGGTGGAGACGCAGCCGGAATCGCCGACGGTGCCCCCGGCTGGGGCGTCGGAGGCGACGCTGCATCCTCCGGAGAAAAGTCCGAAAGCGCCCAAGGGAGTGGTGGTGCTGACCATCGGGCTGCCGGGCTCGGGCAAGACCACGTGGTACAAGCGCCGCGGGGTGACGCCGCTCTCGAGCGACATGCTGCGGAACATCCTGTTCGACGACATCACCGAGCAGCGTTACCAGGGGCTGGTGTTCTCGACGCTGCGGTCGCTGCTGCGGGCGCGGCTGATCGCCAAGATGCCGTGGAATTACGTGGACGCCACCAACCTCTCGCCCGGGGAGCGGAAGCAGTGGATCAAGATGGCCAAGGGCTTGGGCTACGAGGTGCAGGCGGTGTTCTTCGACGTGCCGCTGGAGGTATGCCTGGAACGGAACAAGCGGCGGGAACGGGTGGTGCCGGAAGACATCATGCGGCGCATGGCCGCCAAGCTCAAGCCGCCCAGCTTCGAAGAGGGATTCTCGAAGATCGTGGTGGTGAGAGTGAAGAAAACCGATTGA
- a CDS encoding helix-turn-helix domain-containing protein translates to MGTPRFGSTAQAAKLAGIGRATLHRWIREGKVPAPRRETIGGVTVRLWSEEDLEKIREYKKARYRKGRGRKKRST, encoded by the coding sequence GTGGGGACCCCCAGATTCGGCTCTACCGCCCAAGCGGCCAAACTGGCCGGCATCGGCCGGGCGACGCTGCACCGGTGGATCCGCGAAGGCAAGGTGCCAGCGCCGCGGCGGGAGACAATCGGCGGTGTCACTGTGCGGCTCTGGTCCGAGGAGGATCTGGAGAAGATCCGGGAGTACAAGAAGGCCCGCTACCGCAAAGGACGGGGCCGGAAGAAGAGATCGACATAG
- a CDS encoding tyrosine-type recombinase/integrase, whose protein sequence is METSEFRMLTFATAFPIWLASRTHLSDGSRQDYLRHFKRLFPFFGELRLDEIRIDHIQEYRQRRLAEITKRKGHHPERPGASRINHELNTVQQVLALAGCWKEMEPWYKPLPLPESSPGRALTREEFERLFRMASTNKRWRVAYVAALLTANTTAGPGELRMLRLGDVDLEKAELHIRQGIKNPNRKRDIPLNQDALWAARQAVERARRMGATRPEHYLFPHRAHAQGAEPDPMRPMGSWKKAWYALRTAAGLPGLRQYDLRHHAITALLEIPSVSERTVMDIAGHVSNEMLKRYSHIRVRTRREAVEALTRQSKSESQAQAGQVAIIPAQPMPPAPFWGRARRRLPHRSWR, encoded by the coding sequence ATGGAAACATCAGAATTTCGCATGCTGACTTTCGCCACAGCCTTCCCGATCTGGCTGGCCTCGCGCACGCACCTCTCCGACGGCAGCCGGCAGGATTACTTGCGCCACTTCAAGCGCCTGTTCCCCTTCTTCGGCGAGTTGCGTCTAGATGAGATCCGGATCGACCACATCCAGGAGTACCGACAGCGGCGCCTGGCAGAGATCACCAAGCGCAAGGGGCATCATCCGGAGCGGCCTGGTGCCAGCCGCATAAACCACGAGCTCAACACCGTGCAGCAGGTCCTGGCGCTGGCCGGCTGTTGGAAAGAAATGGAACCTTGGTATAAGCCCTTGCCGCTGCCGGAGTCTTCGCCCGGGCGGGCGCTCACTCGGGAGGAATTCGAGCGTCTTTTCCGCATGGCGTCAACGAACAAGCGCTGGAGGGTTGCCTATGTGGCTGCACTCCTGACCGCGAACACAACCGCCGGCCCTGGTGAACTCCGCATGTTACGGTTAGGTGACGTCGACCTTGAAAAGGCTGAGCTCCACATCCGCCAGGGAATCAAGAACCCAAACCGCAAACGTGACATCCCACTCAACCAGGATGCGTTATGGGCGGCACGGCAGGCCGTCGAGCGAGCGCGCAGGATGGGAGCCACGCGCCCAGAGCACTATCTTTTCCCGCATCGCGCACACGCCCAGGGCGCCGAGCCCGATCCGATGCGGCCGATGGGAAGCTGGAAGAAGGCCTGGTACGCCCTGCGCACCGCCGCCGGGCTGCCCGGCCTGCGCCAGTACGACCTGCGCCACCATGCGATCACGGCGCTGCTGGAGATCCCCAGCGTTAGCGAGCGCACGGTGATGGACATCGCTGGGCACGTCTCGAACGAGATGCTCAAGCGCTATAGCCATATTCGCGTCCGAACGAGGCGCGAGGCCGTCGAAGCGCTGACCAGGCAGTCGAAGTCGGAGTCGCAGGCCCAAGCAGGCCAGGTTGCAATTATTCCGGCCCAACCGATGCCTCCAGCACCGTTTTGGGGCAGGGCGAGGCGGCGCTTGCCTCACCGCTCCTGGCGGTAG